Proteins encoded by one window of Amaranthus tricolor cultivar Red isolate AtriRed21 chromosome 4, ASM2621246v1, whole genome shotgun sequence:
- the LOC130810134 gene encoding tubby-like F-box protein 8, whose amino-acid sequence MSFRSIVRDVRDGFGSLSRRSFEVRLSGHLRGKSHGSVYELNDPPIVIQNSKWASLPPELLRDVIKRLEASESTWPARKHVVACAAVCRSWRDMCKEIVRCPELSGKLTFPVSLKQPGPRDGTIQCFIKRDKSNLTYHLFLCLSPALLVENGKFLLSAKRTRRTTCTEYVISMDAENISRSSSTYIGKLRSNFLGTKFIIYDTQPPYNSSQSSPPGRTSKRFYSKKVSPKVPSGSYNIAQVTYELNVLGTRGPRRMHCVMQSIPASSLEPGGNVPGQPELLPRSLEDSFRSMSFSKSIDTSTEFSSSRFSDIMGPRDDDEEGKEKPLILRNKAPRWHEQLQCWCLNFRGRVTVASVKNFQLIAAAQPPPPPGATTHSQPAPSDQDKIILQFGKVGKDMFTMDYRYPLSAFQAFAICLSSFDTKLACE is encoded by the exons ATGTCTTTCCGAAGTATTGTCCGTGACGTAAGGGATGGTTTCGGGAGCTTGTCGAGGCGGAGTTTTGAAGTGAGGCTTTCGGGTCATCTCCGGGGAAAATCACATGGGTCAGTATATGAGTTAAACGATCCACCTATTGTTATCCAGAACAGCAAATGGGCTAGCCTGCCACCGGAGCTTTTACGTGACGTAATTAAGAGATTAGAGGCTAGTGAAAGTACATGGCCTGCTCGGAAACATGTCGTTGCTTGTGCTGCTGTTTGCAGATCATGGAGAGATATGTGCAAAGAAATTGTCAGGTGCCCCGAGTTGTCGGGAAAACTTACGTTCCCAGTCTCACTAAAGCAG CCCGGCCCACGGGATGGAACGATTCAGTGCTTTATCAAGCGAGATAAATCAAACTTAACTTATCACCTTTTCCTTTGTCTTAGCCCTG CTTTGCTAGTCGAGAATGGGAAATTTCTTCTTTCGGCAAAGCGGACCAGGAGAACAACTTGTACAGAGTATGTCATCAGTATGGATGCAGAGAACATATCGAGGTCCAGTAGCACTTACATAGGGAAACTAAG ATCAAATTTCCTGGGAACCAAATTCATCATCTACGATACACAGCCGCCGTACAACAGTTCTCAGTCATCACCTCCAGGACGTACGAGCAAAAGGTTCTACTCGAAGAAAGTCTCTCCAAAAGTTCCCTCGGGGAGCTACAACATTGCCCAAGTCACATACGAGCTGAATGTTCTCGGCACACGGGGCCCACGCAGGATGCACTGTGTGATGCAATCAATCCCTGCCTCCTCACTAGAGCCAGGTGGAAACGTCCCGGGCCAACCCGAGCTCCTTCCTCGATCACTCGAAGACTCTTTCCGTAGCATGTCCTTTTCAAAATCAATCGACACCTCCACCGAGTTTAGCAGTTCCCGATTCTCGGACATTAtgggtcctcgtgatgatgatgaagagggTAAGGAGAAACCGTTGATTTTACGAAACAAAGCCCCAAGATGGCACGAACAACTGCAATGTTGGTGTCTTAACTTCCGAGGAAGGGTAACAGTCGCTTCAGTGAAGAACTTCCAGCTAATTGCGGCAGCACAACCTCCTCCGCCTCCCGGAGCAACGACCCATTCTCAACCCGCTCCATCAGATCAAGATAAAATCATCCTCCAATTCGGGAAAGTAGGCAAAGACATGTTCACCATGGATTACCGATATCCTCTTTCCGCGTTTCAGGCTTTCGCGATCTGTTTGAGCAGCTTCGACACTAAATTGGCTTGTGAATAG